One window from the genome of Salvia splendens isolate huo1 chromosome 9, SspV2, whole genome shotgun sequence encodes:
- the LOC121748320 gene encoding uncharacterized protein LOC121748320 isoform X7 gives MKEFFYIANRAFGMFPCMYGRAYSKAVSILHTMSFSESCLMMLDLELHDSILHMFHLFLGGIRTEHPYEVFINMEKIMTMVIHNNVDYDEFSLVLVKTLLNNLRKENQNVAPVSFKLAVNTLKNCSADLKAYLPEAVGSLDVPTEDYAEVVVSLFQEATQKQITDPDTVENVLCPGEAGLTAEVDLCNQIEGNETQNSKNDDNDNENQGMISHSLDDPDKLGKAMHMPQQKPEELPIGRKRIRRPSSLKKADEGYDPFWMLIDWRSMKSHGKINKNTNCPAKSKMSKNLSPKLAGKNISGSISPNPSKMKKETKRHERGSPNKTLEPTSEGVAVVLEDEDQTRDSIVKSRFEKGQGSLLKVSSVKKRRETILSEDLKEDIMPDGIQSRAEKEQGSLTKASPVKKSRRKAIISDDLKEDIISHSEKGKGSLMKVSPVKKSRRKSIISKNLKEDIMGHSEKGQGSLTNVSHVKKSRRKAIVPEDPKEDIAHSGGKQSHSEKGKGSLTKVSPVKKSRRKPHFSEDLKEDIVSLSEKGQESLKKVSPAKKRRRKTVVSVEPKEDIEHCDGIQSSSEKGQSSLTKISRVKKNRRKSSFSEDLKEDIVILPSQCRPMSSQAKARSAEVCKENLKGSMPRPRKRAASGSVREEVVGCRIKVWWPLDQKFYKGKIMDFYDLTKTHKVTYDDGEIEILDLTSERWELLRDINLSADEEPKIGAESAEPRPSQAQ, from the exons ATGAAG GAGTTTTTCTATATAGCTAACAGAGCTTTTGGGATGTTTCCCTGCATGTATGGGCGAGCATATTCAAAAGCCGTGTCCATCCTTCATACTATGTCATTTAGCGAGTCCTGCCTTATGATGCTGGACCTCGAGTTGCATGACTCCATTCTTCACATGTTTCACCTATTCCTAGGTGGAATTAG AACCGAACATCCTTATGAAGTCTTCATAAATATGGAGAAAATTATGACGATGGTCATTCATAACAACGTGGACTATGACGAGTTCTCATTGGTGCTTGTTAAGACCCTTCTTAATAATTTGAGGAAGGAGAATCAG AATGTTGCACCAGTTTCTTTCAAGCTGGCGGTGAACACATTGAAGAATTGCTCTGCTGACCTCAAAGCATATCTTCCAGAAGCAGTAGGGAGTTTGGATGTTCCAACTGAGGATTATGCTGAAGTAGTTGTATCACTTTTTCAGGAAGCAACCCAAAAGCAGATCACG GACCCAGATACGGTTGAAAATGTTTTGTGTCCAGGGGAAGCGGGATTAACAGCAGAAGTTGATTTATGTAATCAAATTGAGGGCAATGAAACTCAAAATTCCAAAAATGATGACAATGACAACGAAAATCAAGGGATGATATCTCATTCTCTTGATGATCCTGATAAATTAGGCAAAGCAATGCACATGCCACAACAGAAACCAGAAGAGTTGCCTATTGGGAGAAAGAGAATTCGTAGACCAAGTTCACTGAAAAAAGCAGATGAAGGATATGATCCTTTCTGGATGTTGATTGATTGGAGGTCAATGAAATCACatggtaaaataaataaaaacacaaactGTCCAGCAAAAAGCAAAATGTCAAAGAATTTGTCACCCAAGCTGGCAGGCAAAAATATCAGCGGGTCCATTTCTCCAAATCCTAGTAAAATGAAGAAAGAGACTAAAAGACATGAAAGAGGTTCACCGAATAAAACATTAGAGCCTACTAGTGAAGGAGTGGCTGTTGTGTTGGAGGATGAGGATCAGACTAGAGACAGCATTGTTAAG AGCCGCTTTGAAAAAGGGCAAGGGTCTTTGCTTAAGGTATCTTCTGTGAAGAAAAGGAGAGAGACTATTCTTTCTGAAGACCTAAAAGAAGACATCATG CCTGATGGAATACAGAGCCGCGCAGAGAAAGAGCAAGGGTCTTTGACAAAGGCATCTCCCGTgaagaaaagtaggagaaaggCTATTATTTCTGATGACCTAAAAGAAGATATCATT AGCCACTCTGAAAAAGGGAAAGGGTCTTTGATGAAGGTATCTCCTGTGAAGAAGAGTAGGAGAAAGTCTATTATTTCTAAAAACCTAAAAGAAGATATCATG GGCCACTCTGAAAAAGGGCAAGGGTCTTTGACGAATGTATCTCATGTgaagaaaagtaggagaaaggCTATTGTTCCTGAAGACCCAAAAGAAGATATTGCG CATTCTGGTGGAAAACAGAGCCACTCGGAAAAAGGGAAAGGGTCTTTGACAAAGGTATCTCCTGTgaagaaaagtaggagaaagcCTCATTTTTCTGAAGACCTAAAAGAAGATATCGTG AGCCTCTCTGAAAAAGGGCAAGAGTCTTTGAAGAAGGTATCTCCTGCGAAGAAACGCAGGAGAAAGACTGTTGTTTCTGTAGAGCCAAAAGAAGATATCGAG CATTGTGATGGAATACAGAGCAGTTCTGAAAAAGGGCAATCGTCTTTGACGAAGATATCTCGTGTGAAGAAAAATAGGAGAAAGTCTAGTTTCTCAGAAGATCTAAAAGAAGATATTGTG ATATTGCCTTCTCAATGTAGACCAATGTCTTCACAAGCTAAAGCCCGATCTGCTGAAGTGTGTAAAGAAAACCTAAAAGGAAGCATGCCACGTCCAAGGAAGAG AGCTGCAAGCGGGTCGGTTAGAGAAGAGGTGGTGGGATGCAGAATAAAAGTTTGGTGGCCTCTTGATCAGAA GTTTTACAAAGGCAAAATCATGGATTTTTATGACTTAACCAAAACCCACAAG GTCACTTATGATGATGGGGAAATTGAAATATTAGACCTAACAAGTGAACGCTGGGAGCTGCTACGAGATATCAATTTGTCTGCTGAT GAGGAGCCAAAGATTGGTGCAGAGTCTGCAGAACCTAGACCTTCTCAAGCGCAATAA
- the LOC121748320 gene encoding uncharacterized protein LOC121748320 isoform X1 produces MHFLISWLKCKNMSGSGAPDASIIENLKKSLMEYGSELVKPYDCTEVLTERLDKLEHLLSGTPQNYKKLVETFLQPAKEALITRDLIGHSELDVRVSVASCISQIIRITAPDEPYGEGDMKEFFYIANRAFGMFPCMYGRAYSKAVSILHTMSFSESCLMMLDLELHDSILHMFHLFLGGIRTEHPYEVFINMEKIMTMVIHNNVDYDEFSLVLVKTLLNNLRKENQNVAPVSFKLAVNTLKNCSADLKAYLPEAVGSLDVPTEDYAEVVVSLFQEATQKQITDPDTVENVLCPGEAGLTAEVDLCNQIEGNETQNSKNDDNDNENQGMISHSLDDPDKLGKAMHMPQQKPEELPIGRKRIRRPSSLKKADEGYDPFWMLIDWRSMKSHGKINKNTNCPAKSKMSKNLSPKLAGKNISGSISPNPSKMKKETKRHERGSPNKTLEPTSEGVAVVLEDEDQTRDSIVKSRFEKGQGSLLKVSSVKKRRETILSEDLKEDIMPDGIQSRAEKEQGSLTKASPVKKSRRKAIISDDLKEDIISHSEKGKGSLMKVSPVKKSRRKSIISKNLKEDIMGHSEKGQGSLTNVSHVKKSRRKAIVPEDPKEDIAHSGGKQSHSEKGKGSLTKVSPVKKSRRKPHFSEDLKEDIVSLSEKGQESLKKVSPAKKRRRKTVVSVEPKEDIEHCDGIQSSSEKGQSSLTKISRVKKNRRKSSFSEDLKEDIVILPSQCRPMSSQAKARSAEVCKENLKGSMPRPRKRAASGSVREEVVGCRIKVWWPLDQKFYKGKIMDFYDLTKTHKVTYDDGEIEILDLTSERWELLRDINLSADEEPKIGAESAEPRPSQAQ; encoded by the exons ATGCATTTTCTCATCTCCTGGCTAAAATG CAAAAACATGAGTGGTTCTGGTGCCCCAGATGCATCAATTATTGAGAATTTGAAGAAATCCCTTATGGAGTATGGGAGTGAGCTTGTTAAACCCTATGATTGTACAGAAGTGCTTACTGAAAGACTTGAT AAATTGGAGCATCTTTTATCAGGTACACCTCAAAACTATAAGAAACTGGTGGAGACTTTTCTTCAACCGGCTAAAGAAGCTCTAATTACCAGAGACCTTATAGGACATTCTGAATTGGATGTAAGAGTTTCAGTGGCCTCTTGTATTAGTCAGATCATAAGAATAACAGCACCTGACGAACCTTATGGGGAAGGCGATATGAAG GAGTTTTTCTATATAGCTAACAGAGCTTTTGGGATGTTTCCCTGCATGTATGGGCGAGCATATTCAAAAGCCGTGTCCATCCTTCATACTATGTCATTTAGCGAGTCCTGCCTTATGATGCTGGACCTCGAGTTGCATGACTCCATTCTTCACATGTTTCACCTATTCCTAGGTGGAATTAG AACCGAACATCCTTATGAAGTCTTCATAAATATGGAGAAAATTATGACGATGGTCATTCATAACAACGTGGACTATGACGAGTTCTCATTGGTGCTTGTTAAGACCCTTCTTAATAATTTGAGGAAGGAGAATCAG AATGTTGCACCAGTTTCTTTCAAGCTGGCGGTGAACACATTGAAGAATTGCTCTGCTGACCTCAAAGCATATCTTCCAGAAGCAGTAGGGAGTTTGGATGTTCCAACTGAGGATTATGCTGAAGTAGTTGTATCACTTTTTCAGGAAGCAACCCAAAAGCAGATCACG GACCCAGATACGGTTGAAAATGTTTTGTGTCCAGGGGAAGCGGGATTAACAGCAGAAGTTGATTTATGTAATCAAATTGAGGGCAATGAAACTCAAAATTCCAAAAATGATGACAATGACAACGAAAATCAAGGGATGATATCTCATTCTCTTGATGATCCTGATAAATTAGGCAAAGCAATGCACATGCCACAACAGAAACCAGAAGAGTTGCCTATTGGGAGAAAGAGAATTCGTAGACCAAGTTCACTGAAAAAAGCAGATGAAGGATATGATCCTTTCTGGATGTTGATTGATTGGAGGTCAATGAAATCACatggtaaaataaataaaaacacaaactGTCCAGCAAAAAGCAAAATGTCAAAGAATTTGTCACCCAAGCTGGCAGGCAAAAATATCAGCGGGTCCATTTCTCCAAATCCTAGTAAAATGAAGAAAGAGACTAAAAGACATGAAAGAGGTTCACCGAATAAAACATTAGAGCCTACTAGTGAAGGAGTGGCTGTTGTGTTGGAGGATGAGGATCAGACTAGAGACAGCATTGTTAAG AGCCGCTTTGAAAAAGGGCAAGGGTCTTTGCTTAAGGTATCTTCTGTGAAGAAAAGGAGAGAGACTATTCTTTCTGAAGACCTAAAAGAAGACATCATG CCTGATGGAATACAGAGCCGCGCAGAGAAAGAGCAAGGGTCTTTGACAAAGGCATCTCCCGTgaagaaaagtaggagaaaggCTATTATTTCTGATGACCTAAAAGAAGATATCATT AGCCACTCTGAAAAAGGGAAAGGGTCTTTGATGAAGGTATCTCCTGTGAAGAAGAGTAGGAGAAAGTCTATTATTTCTAAAAACCTAAAAGAAGATATCATG GGCCACTCTGAAAAAGGGCAAGGGTCTTTGACGAATGTATCTCATGTgaagaaaagtaggagaaaggCTATTGTTCCTGAAGACCCAAAAGAAGATATTGCG CATTCTGGTGGAAAACAGAGCCACTCGGAAAAAGGGAAAGGGTCTTTGACAAAGGTATCTCCTGTgaagaaaagtaggagaaagcCTCATTTTTCTGAAGACCTAAAAGAAGATATCGTG AGCCTCTCTGAAAAAGGGCAAGAGTCTTTGAAGAAGGTATCTCCTGCGAAGAAACGCAGGAGAAAGACTGTTGTTTCTGTAGAGCCAAAAGAAGATATCGAG CATTGTGATGGAATACAGAGCAGTTCTGAAAAAGGGCAATCGTCTTTGACGAAGATATCTCGTGTGAAGAAAAATAGGAGAAAGTCTAGTTTCTCAGAAGATCTAAAAGAAGATATTGTG ATATTGCCTTCTCAATGTAGACCAATGTCTTCACAAGCTAAAGCCCGATCTGCTGAAGTGTGTAAAGAAAACCTAAAAGGAAGCATGCCACGTCCAAGGAAGAG AGCTGCAAGCGGGTCGGTTAGAGAAGAGGTGGTGGGATGCAGAATAAAAGTTTGGTGGCCTCTTGATCAGAA GTTTTACAAAGGCAAAATCATGGATTTTTATGACTTAACCAAAACCCACAAG GTCACTTATGATGATGGGGAAATTGAAATATTAGACCTAACAAGTGAACGCTGGGAGCTGCTACGAGATATCAATTTGTCTGCTGAT GAGGAGCCAAAGATTGGTGCAGAGTCTGCAGAACCTAGACCTTCTCAAGCGCAATAA
- the LOC121748320 gene encoding uncharacterized protein LOC121748320 isoform X5, with the protein MSGSGAPDASIIENLKKSLMEYGSELVKPYDCTEVLTERLDKLEHLLSGTPQNYKKLVETFLQPAKEALITRDLIGHSELDVRVSVASCISQIIRITAPDEPYGEGDMKEFFYIANRAFGMFPCMYGRAYSKAVSILHTMSFSESCLMMLDLELHDSILHMFHLFLGGIRTEHPYEVFINMEKIMTMVIHNNVDYDEFSLVLVKTLLNNLRKENQNVAPVSFKLAVNTLKNCSADLKAYLPEAVGSLDVPTEDYAEVVVSLFQEATQKQITDPDTVENVLCPGEAGLTAEVDLCNQIEGNETQNSKNDDNDNENQGMISHSLDDPDKLGKAMHMPQQKPEELPIGRKRIRRPSSLKKADEGYDPFWMLIDWRSMKSHGKINKNTNCPAKSKMSKNLSPKLAGKNISGSISPNPSKMKKETKRHERGSPNKTLEPTSEGVAVVLEDEDQTRDSIVKSRFEKGQGSLLKVSSVKKRRETILSEDLKEDIMPDGIQSRAEKEQGSLTKASPVKKSRRKAIISDDLKEDIISHSEKGKGSLMKVSPVKKSRRKSIISKNLKEDIMGHSEKGQGSLTNVSHVKKSRRKAIVPEDPKEDIAHSGGKQSHSEKGKGSLTKVSPVKKSRRKPHFSEDLKEDIVSLSEKGQESLKKVSPAKKRRRKTVVSVEPKEDIEHCDGIQSSSEKGQSSLTKISRVKKNRRKSSFSEDLKEDIVILPSQCRPMSSQAKARSAEVCKENLKGSMPRPRKRAASGSVREEVVGCRIKVWWPLDQKFYKGKIMDFYDLTKTHKVTYDDGEIEILDLTSERWELLRDINLSADEEPKIGAESAEPRPSQAQ; encoded by the exons ATGAGTGGTTCTGGTGCCCCAGATGCATCAATTATTGAGAATTTGAAGAAATCCCTTATGGAGTATGGGAGTGAGCTTGTTAAACCCTATGATTGTACAGAAGTGCTTACTGAAAGACTTGAT AAATTGGAGCATCTTTTATCAGGTACACCTCAAAACTATAAGAAACTGGTGGAGACTTTTCTTCAACCGGCTAAAGAAGCTCTAATTACCAGAGACCTTATAGGACATTCTGAATTGGATGTAAGAGTTTCAGTGGCCTCTTGTATTAGTCAGATCATAAGAATAACAGCACCTGACGAACCTTATGGGGAAGGCGATATGAAG GAGTTTTTCTATATAGCTAACAGAGCTTTTGGGATGTTTCCCTGCATGTATGGGCGAGCATATTCAAAAGCCGTGTCCATCCTTCATACTATGTCATTTAGCGAGTCCTGCCTTATGATGCTGGACCTCGAGTTGCATGACTCCATTCTTCACATGTTTCACCTATTCCTAGGTGGAATTAG AACCGAACATCCTTATGAAGTCTTCATAAATATGGAGAAAATTATGACGATGGTCATTCATAACAACGTGGACTATGACGAGTTCTCATTGGTGCTTGTTAAGACCCTTCTTAATAATTTGAGGAAGGAGAATCAG AATGTTGCACCAGTTTCTTTCAAGCTGGCGGTGAACACATTGAAGAATTGCTCTGCTGACCTCAAAGCATATCTTCCAGAAGCAGTAGGGAGTTTGGATGTTCCAACTGAGGATTATGCTGAAGTAGTTGTATCACTTTTTCAGGAAGCAACCCAAAAGCAGATCACG GACCCAGATACGGTTGAAAATGTTTTGTGTCCAGGGGAAGCGGGATTAACAGCAGAAGTTGATTTATGTAATCAAATTGAGGGCAATGAAACTCAAAATTCCAAAAATGATGACAATGACAACGAAAATCAAGGGATGATATCTCATTCTCTTGATGATCCTGATAAATTAGGCAAAGCAATGCACATGCCACAACAGAAACCAGAAGAGTTGCCTATTGGGAGAAAGAGAATTCGTAGACCAAGTTCACTGAAAAAAGCAGATGAAGGATATGATCCTTTCTGGATGTTGATTGATTGGAGGTCAATGAAATCACatggtaaaataaataaaaacacaaactGTCCAGCAAAAAGCAAAATGTCAAAGAATTTGTCACCCAAGCTGGCAGGCAAAAATATCAGCGGGTCCATTTCTCCAAATCCTAGTAAAATGAAGAAAGAGACTAAAAGACATGAAAGAGGTTCACCGAATAAAACATTAGAGCCTACTAGTGAAGGAGTGGCTGTTGTGTTGGAGGATGAGGATCAGACTAGAGACAGCATTGTTAAG AGCCGCTTTGAAAAAGGGCAAGGGTCTTTGCTTAAGGTATCTTCTGTGAAGAAAAGGAGAGAGACTATTCTTTCTGAAGACCTAAAAGAAGACATCATG CCTGATGGAATACAGAGCCGCGCAGAGAAAGAGCAAGGGTCTTTGACAAAGGCATCTCCCGTgaagaaaagtaggagaaaggCTATTATTTCTGATGACCTAAAAGAAGATATCATT AGCCACTCTGAAAAAGGGAAAGGGTCTTTGATGAAGGTATCTCCTGTGAAGAAGAGTAGGAGAAAGTCTATTATTTCTAAAAACCTAAAAGAAGATATCATG GGCCACTCTGAAAAAGGGCAAGGGTCTTTGACGAATGTATCTCATGTgaagaaaagtaggagaaaggCTATTGTTCCTGAAGACCCAAAAGAAGATATTGCG CATTCTGGTGGAAAACAGAGCCACTCGGAAAAAGGGAAAGGGTCTTTGACAAAGGTATCTCCTGTgaagaaaagtaggagaaagcCTCATTTTTCTGAAGACCTAAAAGAAGATATCGTG AGCCTCTCTGAAAAAGGGCAAGAGTCTTTGAAGAAGGTATCTCCTGCGAAGAAACGCAGGAGAAAGACTGTTGTTTCTGTAGAGCCAAAAGAAGATATCGAG CATTGTGATGGAATACAGAGCAGTTCTGAAAAAGGGCAATCGTCTTTGACGAAGATATCTCGTGTGAAGAAAAATAGGAGAAAGTCTAGTTTCTCAGAAGATCTAAAAGAAGATATTGTG ATATTGCCTTCTCAATGTAGACCAATGTCTTCACAAGCTAAAGCCCGATCTGCTGAAGTGTGTAAAGAAAACCTAAAAGGAAGCATGCCACGTCCAAGGAAGAG AGCTGCAAGCGGGTCGGTTAGAGAAGAGGTGGTGGGATGCAGAATAAAAGTTTGGTGGCCTCTTGATCAGAA GTTTTACAAAGGCAAAATCATGGATTTTTATGACTTAACCAAAACCCACAAG GTCACTTATGATGATGGGGAAATTGAAATATTAGACCTAACAAGTGAACGCTGGGAGCTGCTACGAGATATCAATTTGTCTGCTGAT GAGGAGCCAAAGATTGGTGCAGAGTCTGCAGAACCTAGACCTTCTCAAGCGCAATAA